The following are encoded together in the Sparus aurata chromosome 1, fSpaAur1.1, whole genome shotgun sequence genome:
- the LOC115578837 gene encoding putative methyltransferase NSUN7 isoform X2: MSCVAPVRRIVNDKVGSSEDVNTSSVTEEIFTSSHQDQRTNKEPLSFLPPLPRLHSSLPSPVSPPSDEVYLQAAAIFQQLRTEKTVTQQPLLYGKKTDTPQPESKDKTTQRQAYQLAFNTLKYQDLLEDIIADSCFHTSQNISRDVLPLALVMLFDFQDRRFFVREHSLKDEEEALQEVRVLESSLHRCKTKLAASLARCRVKHHLHSVSCFLSDPVRAKQHRAKCLPLYGWVNTLKTSVEEVCEALRSAGLCEVKNIADLRGPTFCRDPLCPDTLVFTQQLHALLQQLLTAPPALYMQDRSVCVAVSVLRPLLFENGDVLVAGSFSAVTVAHVAVVAAARSGRVLVCGADHTPSHIEEIQELLTQMDLKNVRVLSEAFCGLDEWDAAVQKLKVIIVLPQCSSTALNDPVPTIHSEHGDWDLLPDLSQGPVSKSRIHTMAAKQARLLSQALSFPKVQTVVYCTRSVYPEENEQLVKRVLEKTHTHPKLLPFRVNGPIFPDDSQSGDATTDSRFFRLEQSQFTNGCFVARLSRQADPTKVETVQDVLARAAAKGLLGGVISEQPKNVKKGKGNKNRGTSASSRPSSPSSQERQDPASEHEEKNGECDEEVKEGGKKKKVLKGSKRKVKQRPKQSNRATAVSKPHKKKPTKRRVKTKPRRIPRLTLTLMSSAKPSNRLSPITALAHKLSDNTSIKSQQTVFSTRAPASPAPPAPHAASKQVKRQNPEPERAEKTQKDATKPESQFKTESKTVRAKTEVVTQNRSKAADSVLPPISFPSPRSLSSRSGSSHSQRLSRASSSHLTQITASCASTISLPGL, translated from the exons ATGAGCTGCGTTGCTCCCGTGAGGAGGATTGTGAATGACAAAG TGGGCTCCAGTGAGGATGTGAACACGAGCTCTGTGACAGAGGAGATcttcacatcatcacatcaGGATCAACGGACCAACAAGGAGCCCCTCTcattccttcctcctcttcctcgtcttcaTTCATCCTTACCCTCACCAG TCTCCCCTCCATCAGATGAGGTCTACCTGCAAGCCGCGGCCATTTTCCAGCAGCTGCGGACAGAGAAGACggtcacacagcagcctctgCTCTATGGGAAGAAGACGGACACACCGCAACCAGAGAGCAAAGACAAAACCACCCAGAGACAGGCCTACCAACTCGCCTTCAACACACTCAAGT ACCAAGATTTACTCGAGGACATTATCGCTGACAGCTGCTTCCACACGTCCCAGAATATT TCTCGCGATGTATTGCCCTTGGCGTTGGTGATGCTGTTTGACTTCCAGGACCGAAGGTTTTTTGTGCGTGAACATTCACtgaaggatgaagaggaggctcTGCAGGAAGTCAGAGTCCTGGAGAGCAGCCTGCACAG GTGTAAGACCAAGCTGGCAGCGTCTCTCGCACGCTGCAGAGTGAAACATCATCTGCATAGTgtctcctgtttcctgtccgATCCCGTCAGGGCCAAACAGCACAGGGCGAAATGTCTGCCACTTTACGGCTGGGTCAACACGCTCAAGACCAG TGTTGAGGAAGTGTGTGAAGCGTTACGAAGCGCCGGCTTGTGTGAAGTGAAGAACATCGCTGACCTCAGAGGCCCGACGTTCTGCAGGGACCCTCTCTGTCCGGACACACTGGTCTTCACCCAACAGCTCCATGCTCTGCTCCAGCAACTCctcacagctccacctgcactCTACATGCAG gacaggagtgtgtgtgtggcggtgaGTGTGTTACGCCCCCTGCTGTTTGAGAATGGTGACGTCCTGGTGGCAGGGTCTTTCTCGGCCGTGACGGTGGCCCACGTGGCCGTCGTGGCCGCCGCCCGCTCCGGTCGAGTGTTGGTGTGCGGCGCTGATCACACACCTTCCCACATAGAGGAGATACAAGAGCTGCTCACACAAATGGACCTGAAGA ATGTGCGAGTCCTGTCAGAAGCGTTCTGCGGTCTGGATGAGTGGGACGCCGCTGTCCAGAAGCTGAAGGTCATCATAGTGCTGCCTCAGTGTTCGTCCACCGCCCTCAATGACCCTGTGCCCACCATCCACAGTGAACATGGAG ACTGGGATCTGCTGCCGGACCTGTCTCAGGGTCCTGTGTCCAAGAGCAGGATACACACAATGGCTGCCAAGCAGGCACGACTGCTGTCACAAGCTCTCTCCT TCCCAAAGGTTCAAACTGTGGTCTACTGCACACGCTCAGTGTATCCTGAGGAAAATGAACAGCTGGTGAAAAGAGTGttagagaaaacacacactcaccccaAACTGCTGCCCttcag GGTGAACGGTCCGATTTTCCCTGATGACTCCCAGTCAGGAGACGCGACAACAGACTCCAGGTTCTTCAGACTCGAACAATCTCAGTTCACCAACGGCTGCTTTGTCGCACGGCTGTCCCGCCAG GCGGATCCCACGAAGGTGGAAACAGTCCAGGATGTCCTGGCAAGGGCAGCAGCAAAGGGCCTCCTGGGTGGAGTAATATCTGAACAACCGAAAAATGTTAAGAAGGGGAAAGGCAACAAGAATCGTGGCACTTCAGCCAGCAGCAGACCTTCGTCCCCCTCGAGCCAAGAGAGGCAAGATCCAGCCTCAGAACATGAGGAGAAGAACGGTGAATGTGATGAGGAGGtaaaggagggaggaaagaagaagaaagtgctTAAAGGGAGTAAACGAAAGGTCAAACAACGACCAAAACAGTCCAACAGGGCGACCGCAGTCTCAAAGCCTCACAAGAAGAAACCAACAAAGAGACGAGTCAAGACGAAACCGAGAAGAATACCTCGTCTTACACTGACGTTGATGTCCTCTGCAAAACCCTCCAACCGCTTGTCTCCAATCACAGCCCTTGCACACAAGCTCAGTGACAACACATCGATTAAATCACAGCAGACCGTCTTTAGCACCCGTGCCCCTGCCAGTCCTGCTCCACCGGCACCACATGCAGCCTCCAAGCAGGTGAAGAGACAAAACCCAGAGCCTGAAcgagcagagaaaacacagaaggatGCAACTAAACCAGAAAGCCAGTTTAAGACCGAGTCGAAGACGGTCAGAGCGAAGACAGAGGTGGTGACACAGAACAGGTCGAAGGCTGCAGATTCTGTCCTGCCACCCATTTCCTTCCCATCGCCCAGatctctcagcagcaggagtGGCAGTTCTCACTCTCAGCGTCTGTCCCGGGCCTCCAGCTCTCATCTCACCCAAATAACTGCATCGTGCGCATCAACAATCTCTCTGCCCGGATTATAG
- the LOC115578837 gene encoding putative methyltransferase NSUN7 isoform X1, producing the protein MSCVAPVRRIVNDKAHTVSPSLTVGSSEDVNTSSVTEEIFTSSHQDQRTNKEPLSFLPPLPRLHSSLPSPVSPPSDEVYLQAAAIFQQLRTEKTVTQQPLLYGKKTDTPQPESKDKTTQRQAYQLAFNTLKYQDLLEDIIADSCFHTSQNISRDVLPLALVMLFDFQDRRFFVREHSLKDEEEALQEVRVLESSLHRCKTKLAASLARCRVKHHLHSVSCFLSDPVRAKQHRAKCLPLYGWVNTLKTSVEEVCEALRSAGLCEVKNIADLRGPTFCRDPLCPDTLVFTQQLHALLQQLLTAPPALYMQDRSVCVAVSVLRPLLFENGDVLVAGSFSAVTVAHVAVVAAARSGRVLVCGADHTPSHIEEIQELLTQMDLKNVRVLSEAFCGLDEWDAAVQKLKVIIVLPQCSSTALNDPVPTIHSEHGDWDLLPDLSQGPVSKSRIHTMAAKQARLLSQALSFPKVQTVVYCTRSVYPEENEQLVKRVLEKTHTHPKLLPFRVNGPIFPDDSQSGDATTDSRFFRLEQSQFTNGCFVARLSRQADPTKVETVQDVLARAAAKGLLGGVISEQPKNVKKGKGNKNRGTSASSRPSSPSSQERQDPASEHEEKNGECDEEVKEGGKKKKVLKGSKRKVKQRPKQSNRATAVSKPHKKKPTKRRVKTKPRRIPRLTLTLMSSAKPSNRLSPITALAHKLSDNTSIKSQQTVFSTRAPASPAPPAPHAASKQVKRQNPEPERAEKTQKDATKPESQFKTESKTVRAKTEVVTQNRSKAADSVLPPISFPSPRSLSSRSGSSHSQRLSRASSSHLTQITASCASTISLPGL; encoded by the exons ATGAGCTGCGTTGCTCCCGTGAGGAGGATTGTGAATGACAAAG CACACACTGTTTCCCCCTCTCTTACAGTGGGCTCCAGTGAGGATGTGAACACGAGCTCTGTGACAGAGGAGATcttcacatcatcacatcaGGATCAACGGACCAACAAGGAGCCCCTCTcattccttcctcctcttcctcgtcttcaTTCATCCTTACCCTCACCAG TCTCCCCTCCATCAGATGAGGTCTACCTGCAAGCCGCGGCCATTTTCCAGCAGCTGCGGACAGAGAAGACggtcacacagcagcctctgCTCTATGGGAAGAAGACGGACACACCGCAACCAGAGAGCAAAGACAAAACCACCCAGAGACAGGCCTACCAACTCGCCTTCAACACACTCAAGT ACCAAGATTTACTCGAGGACATTATCGCTGACAGCTGCTTCCACACGTCCCAGAATATT TCTCGCGATGTATTGCCCTTGGCGTTGGTGATGCTGTTTGACTTCCAGGACCGAAGGTTTTTTGTGCGTGAACATTCACtgaaggatgaagaggaggctcTGCAGGAAGTCAGAGTCCTGGAGAGCAGCCTGCACAG GTGTAAGACCAAGCTGGCAGCGTCTCTCGCACGCTGCAGAGTGAAACATCATCTGCATAGTgtctcctgtttcctgtccgATCCCGTCAGGGCCAAACAGCACAGGGCGAAATGTCTGCCACTTTACGGCTGGGTCAACACGCTCAAGACCAG TGTTGAGGAAGTGTGTGAAGCGTTACGAAGCGCCGGCTTGTGTGAAGTGAAGAACATCGCTGACCTCAGAGGCCCGACGTTCTGCAGGGACCCTCTCTGTCCGGACACACTGGTCTTCACCCAACAGCTCCATGCTCTGCTCCAGCAACTCctcacagctccacctgcactCTACATGCAG gacaggagtgtgtgtgtggcggtgaGTGTGTTACGCCCCCTGCTGTTTGAGAATGGTGACGTCCTGGTGGCAGGGTCTTTCTCGGCCGTGACGGTGGCCCACGTGGCCGTCGTGGCCGCCGCCCGCTCCGGTCGAGTGTTGGTGTGCGGCGCTGATCACACACCTTCCCACATAGAGGAGATACAAGAGCTGCTCACACAAATGGACCTGAAGA ATGTGCGAGTCCTGTCAGAAGCGTTCTGCGGTCTGGATGAGTGGGACGCCGCTGTCCAGAAGCTGAAGGTCATCATAGTGCTGCCTCAGTGTTCGTCCACCGCCCTCAATGACCCTGTGCCCACCATCCACAGTGAACATGGAG ACTGGGATCTGCTGCCGGACCTGTCTCAGGGTCCTGTGTCCAAGAGCAGGATACACACAATGGCTGCCAAGCAGGCACGACTGCTGTCACAAGCTCTCTCCT TCCCAAAGGTTCAAACTGTGGTCTACTGCACACGCTCAGTGTATCCTGAGGAAAATGAACAGCTGGTGAAAAGAGTGttagagaaaacacacactcaccccaAACTGCTGCCCttcag GGTGAACGGTCCGATTTTCCCTGATGACTCCCAGTCAGGAGACGCGACAACAGACTCCAGGTTCTTCAGACTCGAACAATCTCAGTTCACCAACGGCTGCTTTGTCGCACGGCTGTCCCGCCAG GCGGATCCCACGAAGGTGGAAACAGTCCAGGATGTCCTGGCAAGGGCAGCAGCAAAGGGCCTCCTGGGTGGAGTAATATCTGAACAACCGAAAAATGTTAAGAAGGGGAAAGGCAACAAGAATCGTGGCACTTCAGCCAGCAGCAGACCTTCGTCCCCCTCGAGCCAAGAGAGGCAAGATCCAGCCTCAGAACATGAGGAGAAGAACGGTGAATGTGATGAGGAGGtaaaggagggaggaaagaagaagaaagtgctTAAAGGGAGTAAACGAAAGGTCAAACAACGACCAAAACAGTCCAACAGGGCGACCGCAGTCTCAAAGCCTCACAAGAAGAAACCAACAAAGAGACGAGTCAAGACGAAACCGAGAAGAATACCTCGTCTTACACTGACGTTGATGTCCTCTGCAAAACCCTCCAACCGCTTGTCTCCAATCACAGCCCTTGCACACAAGCTCAGTGACAACACATCGATTAAATCACAGCAGACCGTCTTTAGCACCCGTGCCCCTGCCAGTCCTGCTCCACCGGCACCACATGCAGCCTCCAAGCAGGTGAAGAGACAAAACCCAGAGCCTGAAcgagcagagaaaacacagaaggatGCAACTAAACCAGAAAGCCAGTTTAAGACCGAGTCGAAGACGGTCAGAGCGAAGACAGAGGTGGTGACACAGAACAGGTCGAAGGCTGCAGATTCTGTCCTGCCACCCATTTCCTTCCCATCGCCCAGatctctcagcagcaggagtGGCAGTTCTCACTCTCAGCGTCTGTCCCGGGCCTCCAGCTCTCATCTCACCCAAATAACTGCATCGTGCGCATCAACAATCTCTCTGCCCGGATTATAG
- the apbb2b gene encoding amyloid-beta A4 precursor protein-binding family B member 2 isoform X7, translated as MTERKNAKAMAGGSLQDRMQAGLDLPLQAEFPTPKTELVQKFQVFYLGMLPVARPIGMDILNGAIDSLIGSSNREDWTPVALNVADATVTISKDKDEEEVLVECRVRFLSFMGVGRDIHTFAFIMDAGGHRFDCHVFWCDPNAGNVSEAVQAACMLRYQKCLVARPPSQKACRSSPPGDSVSRRVSTSVKRGVLSLIDTLKQKRPVTELPQ; from the exons ATGACAGAGCGAAAGAATGCCAAAGCGATGGCAGGAGGCTCTCTCCAGGACAGGATGCAGGCAGGACTTGATCTCCCTTTACAAG CAGAGTTCCCCACACCAAAGACAGAGCTGGTTCAGAAGTTTCAGGTGTTCTACCTTGGGATGCTGCCAGTGGCCAGACCAATAG GCATGGACATACTGAATGGAGCTATAGACAGTTTAATTGGTTCTTCCAACAGAGAGGACTGGACTCCAGTAGCCCTCAATGTGGCAGATGCTACTGTCACCATCAGCAAAGACaag GACGAAgaggaggtgctggtggagTGTCGTGTTCGTTTCCTGTCTTTCATGGGCGTTGGGCGTGACATACACACCTTTGCCTTCATCATGGATGCTGGCGGCCATCGTTTTGACTGTCACGTCTTCTGGTGCGATCCCAACGCTGGGAATGTGTCGGAGGCTGTACAGGCAGCTTGTATG ttGCGGTATCAGAAGTGTTTGGTGGCTCGACCCCCCTCCCAGAAGGCCTGCAGATCATCACCCCCTGGTGACTCTGTGTCCCGCCGGGTGTCGACCAGCGTGAAGAGAGGCGTCCTGTCTCTCATCGACACCCTCAAACAGAAGCGACCCGTCACCGAGCTGCCGCAGTAA